A DNA window from Mycolicibacter hiberniae contains the following coding sequences:
- a CDS encoding uracil-DNA glycosylase, giving the protein MSARPLPELVESGWATALAPVSDQVAVLGKFLREETTAGRGYLPEGQNILRAFSFPFDDVRVLIVGQDPYPTPGHAVGLSFSVAPHVRPLPRSLANIFTEYTADLGYPTPSNGDLSPWAQRGVLLLNRVLTVQPGAPASHRGKGWEAITECAIRALVARRRPMVAILWGRDAGTLKPMLNEHCLTIESPHPSPLSASRGFFGSRPFSRANELLAQLGAEPIDWRLQ; this is encoded by the coding sequence ATGAGTGCTCGTCCACTTCCCGAACTTGTCGAAAGCGGTTGGGCCACTGCGCTGGCGCCGGTGAGCGATCAAGTAGCCGTGCTGGGAAAGTTCCTGCGTGAGGAGACGACGGCCGGCCGCGGCTATCTGCCGGAGGGGCAGAACATCTTGCGCGCCTTCAGCTTTCCGTTCGACGACGTACGGGTGCTGATCGTCGGGCAGGACCCCTACCCGACGCCGGGCCACGCGGTGGGCCTCAGCTTCTCGGTGGCACCGCATGTGCGGCCGTTGCCGCGCAGCCTGGCGAACATCTTCACCGAGTACACCGCGGACCTGGGTTATCCCACGCCCTCCAACGGTGATCTGTCCCCGTGGGCGCAGCGCGGTGTGCTGCTGCTCAACAGGGTGCTGACGGTGCAACCGGGTGCGCCCGCGTCGCATCGCGGCAAGGGCTGGGAGGCGATCACCGAGTGTGCGATCCGCGCGCTGGTGGCCCGCCGACGGCCCATGGTGGCGATCTTGTGGGGCCGCGACGCCGGGACGCTCAAGCCGATGCTCAACGAGCACTGCCTCACCATCGAGTCACCGCACCCGTCGCCGCTTTCGGCGTCGCGTGGGTTCTTCGGATCGCGCCCCTTCAGCCGCGCCAACGAGCTGCTGGCACAGCTGGGAGCCGAGCCGATCGACTGGCGTCTGCAGTGA
- a CDS encoding DAK2 domain-containing protein yields MGNPDRLLDAATLRDWAHTAVGDLITHTDEINQLNVFPVADCDTGTNMLFTMRSALAEANTEAASGEVGRVAAALSSGALHGARGNSGVILSQILRGLADVTAERGAGTTVIDAALLAAGLRHGVELVVTSMGGREVPGTIVSVLQAAAAAVQRSAAQGAELGPALVAGTDAAAEALEATTTQLDVLAEAGVVDAGGRGLLVLLDALRSTVTGQAPVRARYQPSPRPRTPEAGTEPPAPQFEVMYLLGECSPEDTEALRERLTQLGESVAIATSGVVGGYSVHVHTDDAGAAVEAGLAFGRPRRIQISALAGATGPSPGSWTRERAVLAVVDGDGAEALFDSEGACVLRPDPHSAEPVMMVSAQQLLRAVVDTGAAQVMLLPNGYVAAEELVAGATAAIGWGVDVVPVPTGSMVQGLAALAVHDPGRPLVDDGYTMARAAGGTRLGSVRVATEQALTWAGSCQPGDGLGIAGDEVLIVARDVGAAAIGLIDLMLAAGGELVTVLFGAGFGGQVIEVLARHVHDRHPGTELATYFTGHRGDALLIGVE; encoded by the coding sequence GTGGGCAACCCCGATCGTCTGCTGGATGCGGCGACCTTGCGGGACTGGGCGCACACCGCCGTCGGCGACCTGATCACCCACACCGACGAGATCAACCAGCTCAACGTTTTCCCGGTCGCCGACTGCGACACCGGCACCAACATGCTGTTCACCATGCGCTCGGCCCTGGCCGAGGCCAACACCGAGGCGGCCTCGGGCGAGGTCGGGCGGGTGGCGGCCGCACTGTCGTCCGGAGCGCTGCACGGCGCCCGGGGCAACTCCGGGGTGATCCTGTCGCAGATCTTGCGGGGCCTGGCCGATGTGACGGCCGAACGCGGGGCCGGCACCACCGTGATCGACGCGGCGCTGCTCGCAGCCGGCTTACGGCACGGGGTGGAGCTGGTGGTCACCTCGATGGGAGGCCGCGAGGTCCCCGGCACCATCGTGTCGGTTCTGCAGGCCGCGGCTGCTGCCGTGCAGCGGTCTGCGGCGCAGGGGGCCGAGTTGGGTCCGGCGCTGGTGGCGGGCACCGACGCCGCCGCCGAGGCGCTCGAGGCCACCACCACCCAGCTCGACGTGCTCGCCGAGGCCGGGGTGGTCGACGCGGGCGGTCGCGGCCTGCTGGTGCTGCTCGACGCGCTGCGTTCGACGGTCACCGGGCAGGCCCCGGTGCGGGCCCGGTATCAACCGTCGCCGCGGCCCCGGACACCCGAAGCGGGCACCGAGCCGCCGGCACCCCAGTTCGAGGTGATGTACCTCCTCGGCGAATGCAGCCCCGAGGACACCGAGGCCCTGCGCGAACGGTTGACGCAGCTCGGCGAATCGGTCGCGATCGCAACCTCGGGCGTGGTCGGTGGATATTCGGTGCACGTGCACACCGATGACGCCGGTGCCGCCGTCGAGGCCGGGCTGGCGTTCGGCCGGCCGCGCCGGATCCAGATCTCCGCGCTGGCCGGGGCCACCGGCCCGTCTCCGGGCAGCTGGACACGGGAGCGCGCGGTGCTCGCCGTGGTCGACGGCGACGGCGCCGAGGCGCTGTTCGACTCCGAGGGCGCCTGCGTACTGCGGCCGGACCCGCACAGCGCGGAGCCGGTGATGATGGTCTCCGCGCAGCAGCTGCTGCGGGCGGTGGTCGACACCGGCGCAGCCCAGGTGATGCTGCTGCCCAACGGCTACGTCGCCGCCGAGGAACTGGTGGCGGGCGCTACGGCGGCCATCGGGTGGGGGGTGGACGTGGTGCCGGTGCCGACCGGCTCGATGGTGCAGGGCCTGGCGGCACTGGCGGTGCACGATCCGGGCCGTCCGCTGGTCGACGACGGCTACACCATGGCCCGGGCGGCCGGCGGAACTCGGCTCGGGTCGGTGCGGGTGGCGACTGAACAGGCACTGACCTGGGCGGGCTCCTGCCAACCCGGTGACGGCCTGGGCATCGCCGGCGACGAGGTGTTGATCGTGGCCCGCGATGTCGGAGCGGCGGCGATCGGTCTGATCGACCTGATGCTGGCCGCCGGCGGTGAGCTGGTGACGGTGCTGTTCGGGGCGGGCTTCGGTGGGCAAGTCATCGAGGTGTTGGCCCGGCACGTGCACGATCGGCACCCGGGTACCGAGCTGGCGACCTACTTCACCGGGCATCGGGGGGACGCACTGCTGATCGGGGTCGAGTGA
- a CDS encoding HNH endonuclease family protein, protein MNPHRRTLLWMAVAAAIAVLVAYQTVSASGQRSRDLAAQAGMPTVAAGADVLAGISVVPVRTHRYDYRRALFGQAWDDDNDAPGGRNGCDTRDDILNRDLVDITRVSTKRCPAAVATGTLHDPYTNAVVAFTRGAKIGEAVQIDHIVPLAYAWDMGASGWTYRQRLRFANDPANLLAVAGQANQDKGDAGPGQWMPPNRSFACQYAIAYLAVVRGYELRLDQPSAEVLRDAAATCPTG, encoded by the coding sequence ATGAACCCGCATCGCAGGACCCTGCTGTGGATGGCCGTCGCGGCGGCGATCGCGGTGCTGGTGGCCTACCAGACCGTCTCGGCCTCCGGCCAGCGCAGCCGTGACCTGGCAGCGCAGGCCGGGATGCCCACCGTGGCGGCGGGCGCTGATGTCCTGGCCGGTATCTCGGTGGTACCGGTGCGCACCCACCGCTACGACTACCGCCGCGCACTGTTCGGCCAGGCCTGGGACGACGACAACGACGCCCCCGGCGGACGCAACGGCTGCGATACCCGGGACGACATCCTCAACCGCGATCTGGTGGACATCACCCGGGTCTCGACCAAACGCTGCCCCGCCGCGGTGGCCACCGGAACCCTGCACGACCCCTATACCAATGCCGTCGTCGCCTTCACCCGTGGCGCGAAGATCGGCGAAGCCGTGCAGATCGACCACATCGTCCCGCTGGCCTACGCCTGGGACATGGGAGCTTCGGGCTGGACCTACCGCCAGCGGCTGCGCTTCGCCAACGATCCCGCCAACCTGCTGGCGGTCGCCGGGCAGGCCAACCAGGACAAGGGCGATGCCGGCCCGGGGCAGTGGATGCCGCCGAACCGCTCGTTCGCCTGTCAGTACGCGATCGCCTACCTCGCGGTGGTGCGCGGCTACGAGCTGCGACTCGACCAGCCGTCGGCGGAGGTACTGCGCGACGCCGCGGCCACCTGTCCGACCGGGTAA
- the recG gene encoding ATP-dependent DNA helicase RecG → MVTLADRLDYVLGSDAAAKLDEFFGIRTVDDLLRHYPRSYVEGATKRGVDDAQALEGEHITLVDTIATAVARPMRRQPGRRPNEYLVITLGSGQQKVSATFFNARGLKYKLTPGTRVMLSGEVGYFNRKLQLTHPDFLILDVPNQDNFGSDSLRNIADASQAISGEVLQSEFERACYPIYPASTKLQSWDIFACVRQVLEILDPVPEPLPAALLAERGLIGEDEALRAIHLAESAAQRDRARERLTFDEAVGLQWALAARRNGELSESGPSAPASSDGLAAQMMSRLPFELTAGQREVLDVLHAELTATRPMNRMLQGEVGSGKTVVALLAMLQMVDAGYQCALLAPTEVLAAQHVRSMRDMLGPLALGGQLGGADHATAVALLTGSMSAPAKKQVRAQITDGTAGIVVGTHALLQDSVEFHRLGMVVVDEQHRFGVEQRDQLRAKAPAGITPHLLVMTATPIPRTVALTVYGDLETSTLRELPRGRQPIRSSVIFEKTKPAWLQRAWERIREEVASGRQAYVVAPRIDENDEPAAQAGDQGPLRPSATAVELYERLGSGPLAGLRLGLMHGRLSADEKDAVMSAFRSGMVDVLVCTTVIEVGVDVPNATVMLVADADRFGISQLHQLRGRIGRGEHASLCLLVTSATEGSRAGRRLEAVAATLDGFALADLDLRERGEGDVLGRTQSGWRGGLKLLSLTDHGEVIEAAREWCDKAWEADPTDAGLATLAAHFTGIEYLDKS, encoded by the coding sequence ATGGTCACGTTGGCCGACCGGCTGGACTACGTGCTGGGTTCGGACGCGGCCGCCAAACTCGACGAGTTCTTCGGAATCCGTACGGTCGACGACCTGCTGCGGCACTACCCCCGCAGCTACGTCGAGGGCGCGACCAAACGCGGCGTCGACGACGCCCAGGCGCTCGAGGGCGAACACATCACCCTGGTGGACACCATCGCCACCGCCGTGGCCAGACCGATGAGGCGCCAGCCGGGCCGGCGGCCCAACGAATATCTGGTGATCACCCTGGGCAGCGGCCAGCAGAAGGTCAGTGCCACCTTCTTCAACGCGCGCGGCCTGAAATACAAACTCACCCCGGGAACCCGGGTGATGCTGTCCGGCGAGGTCGGCTACTTCAACCGCAAACTTCAACTGACGCACCCCGACTTCCTCATCCTGGACGTGCCGAACCAGGACAACTTCGGTAGTGACTCGCTGCGCAACATCGCCGATGCCTCTCAGGCGATCAGTGGCGAAGTGCTGCAGTCGGAGTTCGAGCGGGCCTGCTATCCGATCTATCCGGCGAGCACCAAGCTGCAGAGCTGGGACATATTCGCCTGTGTGCGACAGGTTCTGGAAATTCTCGACCCGGTGCCCGAGCCGCTGCCGGCCGCGCTGCTGGCCGAGCGCGGGCTGATCGGCGAAGACGAGGCGCTTCGCGCGATCCACCTCGCCGAGAGCGCGGCGCAGCGCGACCGGGCCCGCGAGCGGCTGACTTTCGATGAGGCGGTGGGGCTGCAATGGGCGCTGGCCGCGCGCCGCAACGGCGAACTGTCCGAATCCGGACCGTCGGCACCTGCGAGCAGCGACGGGCTGGCCGCGCAGATGATGAGCCGGCTGCCCTTCGAACTGACGGCCGGGCAGCGCGAAGTGCTCGACGTCTTGCACGCGGAGTTGACCGCGACCCGTCCGATGAACCGGATGTTGCAGGGTGAGGTCGGCTCCGGAAAGACTGTGGTTGCGCTGCTGGCGATGCTGCAGATGGTCGACGCGGGTTACCAGTGCGCGTTGCTTGCGCCGACGGAAGTCCTTGCCGCTCAGCATGTTCGTTCAATGCGAGACATGCTCGGCCCACTGGCCCTGGGGGGTCAGCTCGGCGGTGCGGACCATGCCACCGCGGTGGCGTTGCTCACCGGGTCGATGTCGGCGCCGGCCAAGAAGCAGGTTCGGGCTCAGATCACCGACGGCACCGCGGGGATCGTGGTGGGCACCCACGCCCTGTTGCAAGACTCTGTCGAGTTCCACCGGCTCGGCATGGTGGTGGTCGACGAACAGCATCGCTTCGGGGTGGAGCAGCGCGATCAGTTGCGGGCCAAGGCTCCCGCGGGGATCACGCCGCATCTGCTGGTGATGACCGCGACGCCGATCCCGCGCACCGTGGCCCTGACCGTTTACGGTGACCTGGAGACCTCCACGCTGCGTGAGCTGCCACGCGGGCGGCAGCCGATCCGCTCCTCGGTGATCTTTGAGAAGACCAAACCGGCCTGGCTGCAACGGGCCTGGGAAAGGATCCGGGAAGAGGTCGCGTCCGGCCGGCAGGCCTACGTGGTGGCGCCGCGCATCGACGAGAACGACGAGCCCGCGGCGCAGGCCGGCGATCAGGGGCCGCTGCGGCCGTCGGCGACCGCGGTAGAGCTCTACGAGCGTTTGGGATCCGGGCCGTTGGCGGGACTGCGGCTCGGATTGATGCACGGCCGGTTGTCCGCCGATGAGAAGGACGCGGTGATGAGCGCGTTCCGGTCCGGGATGGTGGACGTGTTGGTGTGTACGACCGTGATCGAGGTCGGTGTCGACGTCCCGAATGCGACGGTGATGCTGGTGGCCGACGCCGACCGATTCGGTATCAGCCAGCTGCATCAGCTGCGCGGACGGATCGGGCGTGGCGAGCACGCCAGCCTGTGCCTGCTGGTCACCTCGGCAACCGAGGGGTCCCGGGCCGGCAGGCGCCTGGAGGCCGTGGCCGCCACGCTGGACGGCTTTGCGCTGGCCGATCTGGATCTTCGGGAACGTGGCGAGGGTGATGTGCTGGGCCGCACCCAGTCCGGCTGGCGCGGCGGACTGAAACTGTTGTCGCTGACCGACCATGGCGAGGTCATCGAAGCCGCCCGGGAATGGTGCGACAAGGCGTGGGAAGCCGACCCCACCGATGCCGGGCTGGCAACGCTGGCAGCACATTTCACCGGCATCGAATACCTGGACAAGTCATGA
- the rpmB gene encoding 50S ribosomal protein L28: MAAVCDICGKGPGFGKSVSHSHRRTSRRWDPNIQVVHAARPGGNKQRLNACTSCIKAGKVVRG, encoded by the coding sequence ATGGCTGCCGTGTGCGATATCTGCGGAAAGGGCCCCGGCTTCGGCAAGTCGGTGTCCCACTCGCACCGTCGGACCAGCCGTCGGTGGGACCCGAACATCCAGGTTGTGCACGCCGCCCGTCCCGGCGGTAACAAGCAGCGCCTGAACGCCTGCACTTCCTGCATCAAGGCCGGCAAGGTCGTCCGCGGCTAA
- a CDS encoding thiamine-phosphate kinase: protein MAPTLQAVRGNEPTLGQLGEFPMIDRLVAGRRQPATTQLGPGDDAAVVGCADGRVVVSTDMLVEGRHFRLDWSAPEQVGRKAIAQNAADIEAMGARPTAFVVGFGAPSDTPAADAAALADGMWAEAERLGAGVVGGDLVQADRWVVSVTVLGELAGRAPVLRSGARPGTTLAVAGDLGRSAAGLRLLSDGAGGFPELEQRHLVPEPPYGQGAVAAGAGAQAMTDVSDGLIADLGHLADASQVTLDVSTAALAPDHRVLASAAAAVGADPWSWVLGGGEDHALVAAFPDGVPAGWRAIGHVLPGPARVLVDGVVWDGQAGWQSFDPGAPLR from the coding sequence CCGCCACCACGCAGCTGGGACCCGGCGACGACGCGGCGGTGGTGGGCTGCGCCGACGGCCGGGTGGTGGTCTCCACCGACATGCTGGTCGAAGGGCGGCATTTCCGGCTGGACTGGTCGGCCCCCGAGCAGGTCGGGCGCAAGGCCATCGCGCAGAACGCGGCCGATATCGAGGCGATGGGGGCACGCCCCACCGCGTTCGTGGTCGGTTTCGGGGCGCCCTCCGACACGCCCGCCGCAGACGCCGCGGCCCTGGCCGACGGGATGTGGGCCGAGGCCGAGCGCCTGGGCGCGGGCGTGGTCGGCGGCGACCTGGTTCAGGCCGACCGCTGGGTGGTGTCGGTGACGGTGCTGGGAGAGCTGGCCGGCCGGGCTCCGGTGCTGCGGTCCGGCGCGCGCCCCGGGACGACGCTGGCGGTGGCCGGCGACCTGGGCCGCTCCGCGGCGGGTCTGCGGCTCTTGAGCGACGGTGCCGGGGGATTCCCCGAGCTCGAGCAGCGGCATCTGGTCCCGGAGCCGCCCTACGGGCAGGGTGCGGTGGCCGCCGGCGCCGGCGCTCAGGCGATGACCGACGTCTCCGATGGATTGATCGCCGACCTGGGGCACCTGGCGGACGCATCACAGGTGACGCTGGACGTGTCCACGGCGGCGCTGGCGCCCGATCACCGGGTGCTGGCTTCCGCGGCTGCGGCAGTCGGCGCCGACCCGTGGTCGTGGGTGCTGGGCGGGGGAGAGGATCACGCCTTGGTCGCCGCGTTTCCCGACGGCGTCCCGGCCGGTTGGCGCGCCATCGGTCACGTGCTGCCCGGGCCGGCGCGGGTGCTGGTCGACGGGGTCGTGTGGGACGGGCAGGCGGGCTGGCAGTCGTTCGATCCCGGCGCACCGTTACGTTGA